Below is a genomic region from Erigeron canadensis isolate Cc75 chromosome 7, C_canadensis_v1, whole genome shotgun sequence.
AAGCCATATATCATAGGCTCAATAATGATGTAACATTATTCTTTTGTTACAAGgatttgatacatatatactcTAGTCTAGCTAGCCATTATGAAACTttgaattgttttttaaaatcaatttaaacTAGCCGGTTTAATTGAATTATAAAAGACCAGGATTTTAGTTTTAACTGgattttagatccgtgtccaacactggacacgggatttacgatattattaatattagatcttcatacatttaagtcataaaagcttacaactttaaaaaaacacggttttaagtgttatattttgcaagttgtagtacaataatcataggttcctcactgtcattattagcctagacatattgatgaaattgtttgtcgtagtcatttcgcaaggcacatgctatatataataatttctccattataatatattttgaaacagatgtgctcataatgtgatattattaggaaaaattattaagaactaaaatataaacatatttgtgatcccgaacttgacattcaagtatatgtatttaatcatgatgcgcgttcataacacgcatatgtttattttcaatcacttgttctatgattatatgataacaattaggattgtttttatatttttttgataacaattaggattcttctaatatttgttaataagtcattaggttttcaaataattttttgtagaaaatatttcatatgttaatttgtttttatttaattaaatgattgtaaattttaaaaaattctctcaagttaatgactaaaaataaatataaattaagtattcagggctaaaaagtataaattattgatgaaaaacaaaaaagtgtaaattaatgagactttttttacaaattaatataaatattaatataataatatatttggataatgattattaagatttttaatttgtagtttatctaaatgatgacatcatcaaaagtcaatttgatgaaatcgaacgatttgattggttaattagtcattagtttaactgtcttatagtatatattaaaataaaatttgtcgGTTTTGTTTTCCAGTTGAACAAAATCTCTTCTTTATTGAATTTACacttatatacttttatatatatatatgtatatataatatataatgattgGTATTTTAAGTGTTATTTTAGGTTATTTGTAGAGTTTAACACTTGTATATTATTAGATGtaactatttattattatttttaagtgagATAGAGATATATTGGATAAAAACTTTGTAACACATCATTCACGAAAGTAGAATTGGAATCTGATTTAACCAATTGTTTAATTAAAACCCGactaaattgattaaaaacaagaagaaaaaaagactttttttatatatgttggaTGAGAGAAAGTATACTACAATCTCTCTGCTTGGAAGGTGGTAGATATTAGAAGGTGGGGTGTCACTTGGTGGTCTATATAATTGATATCCATATTTTGATAGGCCCTTTCCTCTTTTCCACCTTTTGCTTTCTCTCTTCTTTCATTCCTTCCCTCcatatctctctctcttccatttctcattttcttttctttttttttccttctaggTTTATAATAGCTGGATTTCTGACCTTATTGTCTGCTTGATCATCAACACCATCCTTTTCTTAcatctttgttttcttttctttcttttattttttttccccttaaacCCTATAGTTAGTTTTTATTATCCCCCCACAACTTCTCTTATACCAACCAACTTCAACAAAGATGACTCAGGCGGCGGCTGTGGCGGCGACGGTAACACCCACTACTACTAACTATACCGCCGGTCAGTTTGGTGATACAACTTATACAAAAGTTTTTGTTGGTGGGTTAGCTTGGGAAACCCAAAAAGATACTATGAAGACTTACTTTGAACAGTTTGGTGAGATCTTGGAAGCTGTTGTCATTACTGACAAGACTACTGGCAGATCTAAAGGCTATGGCTTTgtatgtaactatatatatattttttcttacatatctatatatattttcatatatatatatatatatatatcatgaaatTTGTtaaagggtttttctttttttttgttcatatgTACACCATTAAAGTAAAATGATGTACAatatttaaaatacatatatacgagAGTATATAAGTACATATAAACAAGGTTGTTTGACAAAGTTTGATGGGCTACATATTGTGGAATTTTTTGATCTATTGAAAATGTTGGAAATTAATTGCGTATGAagtgattaaaaataaagacaTGTGTGTAGTTAGGTTTATGACTTGTAACCATGTGAGTTAGTACTAACGAAATATATGTTGGTTtgatatatatcaattttttttgcTAAAAATGTAGGTGACATTCCGAGAAGCGGATGCCGCGATGAGGGCATGTGTTGATGCAGCTCCAGTGATTGATGGTAGGAGGGCTAATTGTAATCTTGCTTCTTTAGGTGTTCAAAGATCCAAACCTTCTACTCCTAATAAACTTGGTAAGCATCaattctttaattatatatactacaATTATGggggttttatttattataactaGATAGAATTCtagtattttatgtttttttgttgtgtCTTGAACATATTactatatcattattatttttggatttttggctTATCAATTAGGTTTAGCAATGAGAATCTTGAACTTATATTAATCGTATAGATATATGTACACAATGCAATAGATAGTCGTCGATTAAGGATTTAAGGGGTGATAATTAATTTGTATTGGGATAATATCTTGGAGGTCATAAGTTCGAATGAATATCCTTTTCCAAACAAGattatgagaaaaaaaaaaaaaaaaaaggtctcGAGTTATTGAGTCATTGACTAAAGAGAATCAATGAATATTATTGAGTGAGGTAGGGTTTCcacttttataaagaaaatgtaTATGAATGTAATGCTTTAATTACAACCACAAAACATGCATACATAAATATGTATCTATATGTGTCTTCCTTCTAAAaagcaaaatcaaaaataaagaaacatGACAGGTCATATAGCTTCAACTTGATGGTACTATGCATgtttatatcattttcttttttatgctAGCTATTTGATATTTAACATTCATGACATGTTATAGGCTAATTCTAGTAAACATTACACACTTCATTTCTAGTTATAATACTTTGTATACACTTTTTTTAGTGCAATTAGATACATAAGTCTTTGCTTGCAAGCCAATATAAACTTTGGATCAGTTTTAAGCATGTATAGCacatttatatacatatgtaagAAAGTAAGATTAAATGTGCATGGATATGTTTATGTATGTACAGTGCATGACTACTTAATTTCTCAACTAAAGGGGATATGTTTATATAGAGGCATCCTATGTATTCTTATGTACTCCATAAAAAAGGAGTAAAGGACCATTAGGTATCATCAACTTTCAAGTATATATCTACATGTACATACattataagttttaattattgataagtatctatataaattaattaatgtaggTGGAGGAAGAACCATAAGAGTTATGGGAGGTTATGGAGGAGCAGGATATCATCATCACAATCATAACCATCATCAAGGTGGTGTTGGGGGAATGGGAACAACAGCTTTCCCTTCAGCTACAGCCTTTCCTCATTATGCCATCCACCAAGGCATCCCTTTTCCTGCTACTAATCTTTATGGGTAATTAATTAGtctctttctcttctttttaaTTATCTCTCTTGCACATgtacatatttatatacataacatACATGCaataacatacatacatacatattgtATGCAACTTTTTGctatacaagtatatatacatcacatattcacattaTTGTATATTGTACAATCTAATAATACTACTAgtaaatatttatcttatatgaCTAAGAGTTATACAAGTatgacaaatttttttttactaatacaTCATAGTTATGCATTAttaatatacacaaaattatacagtataataaataaatcaaagcTCTAGTCTATGTATTAGCTCTCAATTATATATGGTtgtgttatatgataaaaagtaGTTGTCATATAGACATCAACTGTGCATTATGCTATCCACCAAGCTAGACCTCTCTATCCATGTGACCATTCTTTATGCATTACTTCT
It encodes:
- the LOC122607553 gene encoding RNA-binding protein 38 isoform X2; translation: MTQAAAVAATVTPTTTNYTAGQFGDTTYTKVFVGGLAWETQKDTMKTYFEQFGEILEAVVITDKTTGRSKGYGFVTFREADAAMRACVDAAPVIDGRRANCNLASLGVQRSKPSTPNKLGGGRTIRVMGGYGGAGYHHHNHNHHQGGVGGMGTTAFPSATAFPHYAIHQGIPFPATNLYGYSPYSPDYTYPTSYYNVYGGTNGQYPFYGASVAGATGGGMITAAGAAAAAAAFYPYLNMTEGGHGNYATGQSYGVYPHHLYQYSPVNSSGGYAQQYGTPISLAASPPLQPAVCFAVPQA
- the LOC122607553 gene encoding RNA-binding protein 38 isoform X1 encodes the protein MTQAAAVAATVTPTTTNYTAGQFGDTTYTKVFVGGLAWETQKDTMKTYFEQFGEILEAVVITDKTTGRSKGYGFVTFREADAAMRACVDAAPVIDGRRANCNLASLGVQRSKPSTPNKLGGGRTIRVMGGYGGAGYHHHNHNHHQGGVGGMGTTAFPSATAFPHYAIHQGIPFPATNLYGYSPYSPDYTYPTSYYNVYGGTNGQYPFYGASVAGATGGGMITAAGAAAAAAAFYPYLNMTEGGHGNYATGQSYGVYPHHLYQYSPVNSSGGYAQQYGTPISLAASPPLQPAGVNVVIQSPAAHH